A genomic stretch from Setaria viridis chromosome 1, Setaria_viridis_v4.0, whole genome shotgun sequence includes:
- the LOC117844132 gene encoding uncharacterized protein, with the protein MRKEIIIRMHVKSDKCQAKAMKVAAAVSGVESVSLAGGDKSLLLVIGTGVDSNKLVKKLKKKVGEAEIVELRTHDTFEPAALPLPGTKQEVAAMAAARSPYSTPHHHHQWQYNSYAAAPASPYAYHYHPSPVGYGYGGYGYGAGVSGYSLAAARSHPANYLPLVERHDYQPMDRSSSASRKRTQSVEAVPRRGGGSNSCAIL; encoded by the exons ATGAGG AAGGAGATCATAATCCGGATGCATGTCAAATCCGACAAGTGCCAGGCCAAGGCCATGAAAGTGGCAGCGGCAGTTAGCG GAGTGGAGTCCGTGTCgctggccggcggcgacaaGAGCCTCCTGCTGGTGATCGGCACCGGCGTGGACTCGAACAAGCTGGTGAAGAAGCTCAAGAAGAaggtgggcgaggcggagatcgtGGAGCTGCGGACGCACGACACCTTCGAGCCGGCGGCGCTCCCGCTCCCGGGGACCAagcaggaggtggcggccatggcggcggcgcggtcgccgTACAGcaccccccaccaccaccaccagtggCAGTACAACAGCtacgccgcggcgccggccagcCCGTACGCCTACCACTACCACCCGTCGCCGGTGGGCTACGGCTACGGCGGCTACGGGTACGGGGCCGGGGTCAGCGGCTActcgctggcggcggcgcggagccaCCCGGCCAACTACTTGCCGCTGGTGGAGAGGCACGACTACCAGCCCATGGACCGCAGTTCCTCCGCCTCCAGGAAGCGGACGCAGAGCGTGGAGGCggtgccgcgccgcggcggcggcagcaacagttgcgccatACTCTAG